In Salisediminibacterium beveridgei, one DNA window encodes the following:
- a CDS encoding YisL family protein: MIQNYGIFLHSHALFWLIAVVLFLLTTVMIRNGKQKPAKMMQMTLRLVYLLVFGTGLIMIFLVPTVNAIIKGILAFALIFMMELITSRMKKGTLTKQQVPVFWGLFIVLLAVVLYFGYFLT; this comes from the coding sequence ATGATACAAAATTACGGGATATTTCTGCACTCTCACGCGTTGTTTTGGCTCATTGCTGTTGTACTGTTTCTTTTGACGACAGTGATGATTCGAAATGGCAAGCAGAAACCTGCCAAAATGATGCAAATGACATTGCGCCTGGTTTACTTACTGGTATTCGGAACGGGTCTCATCATGATCTTTCTCGTACCAACAGTAAATGCCATCATCAAAGGAATTTTAGCCTTTGCACTGATTTTTATGATGGAATTGATTACGTCCCGTATGAAAAAAGGGACTCTGACCAAACAGCAGGTACCTGTATTCTGGGGACTGTTTATCGTCCTTTTGGCCGTTGTCCTCTATTTCGGGTATTTCCTGACGTAA
- the phoU gene encoding phosphate signaling complex protein PhoU yields the protein MPTRTHFEAELSLLKDDIADLGHSVLRGFQDTIQAIEANNLPRLEDIVEEDETINRIELDINDKATMMIARQQPVASDLRKIIAGLKVASDLERIGDLTVDMAKAALRVDNLCNYETEIEGLNDLAKQVIQMIHRVFLAYSQSDVIGAQHIAALDDKIDKDYSDFVKHRFSSEKASEDVMQFVFMARYMERIADYGTNVAEWIIYEVNGQRFDLN from the coding sequence ATGCCAACACGAACACATTTCGAGGCGGAATTAAGCTTGTTGAAAGATGACATAGCCGACCTTGGCCATTCAGTACTTCGCGGCTTCCAGGATACCATTCAGGCCATCGAAGCGAACAACCTCCCGCGACTCGAAGACATTGTCGAAGAAGATGAGACAATCAACCGGATTGAACTCGATATCAACGACAAGGCAACGATGATGATTGCCCGGCAACAGCCAGTCGCGTCGGATTTACGGAAAATCATCGCAGGTCTGAAAGTGGCAAGTGATCTCGAACGGATCGGGGATTTGACGGTCGATATGGCGAAAGCAGCCCTGCGTGTGGATAATCTCTGCAATTATGAAACGGAGATTGAAGGACTGAACGATCTAGCTAAACAGGTGATCCAAATGATTCACCGTGTATTCCTTGCCTACAGTCAATCGGACGTGATCGGTGCTCAGCATATTGCAGCACTGGATGATAAAATTGATAAGGACTACAGCGACTTCGTCAAACACCGGTTTTCGTCGGAAAAAGCCAGCGAGGATGTCATGCAATTTGTCTTCATGGCCCGTTATATGGAGCGGATTGCCGATTATGGCACGAATGTGGCGGAGTGGATCATTTACGAAGTGAACGGGCAACGGTTTGATTTGAACTGA
- a CDS encoding LuxR C-terminal-related transcriptional regulator, with amino-acid sequence MNIAVIDPQEVTSEGLRQLLKASYFIDDFLTYRGPAQFLADRRDLQLDLLITELCLPTPLDGLTFLDQLHDSQLVPNRIRHTAVLTYCDDLLFERQVRQRDASGFLCKQMTKEEIVERLDLVLAGKQSYPHPSESSITDRGTQVLSRKEKEVFTMLVRGYAYKDISSVYRMSVHTVETHRQNISRKLGKSARHEWFDIAKQMELI; translated from the coding sequence ATGAATATTGCAGTCATTGATCCGCAGGAAGTCACCAGTGAAGGGTTACGCCAGTTATTGAAAGCGTCGTATTTCATCGATGACTTTTTAACCTACAGGGGTCCTGCGCAGTTTCTGGCTGATCGAAGGGACCTTCAGCTGGATCTATTAATCACAGAGCTTTGTCTACCAACGCCTCTTGACGGTTTGACCTTCCTAGACCAGCTGCATGATTCACAACTTGTTCCGAACCGGATCAGACATACAGCAGTCTTGACCTATTGTGATGACCTCCTGTTTGAACGTCAGGTGAGACAGCGTGATGCATCGGGTTTTTTATGCAAGCAAATGACCAAGGAAGAGATCGTAGAACGACTGGATCTGGTCCTTGCGGGTAAACAAAGCTATCCCCATCCTTCTGAGTCCAGCATCACCGACCGGGGGACCCAGGTTTTGTCCAGGAAGGAGAAAGAGGTCTTTACCATGCTCGTCCGGGGCTATGCCTATAAAGACATCTCCTCGGTCTACCGCATGTCTGTTCACACCGTAGAAACACATCGGCAGAACATCAGTCGTAAACTCGGTAAATCCGCAAGACATGAATGGTTTGATATCGCCAAACAGATGGAATTGATTTGA